The following are encoded in a window of Narcine bancroftii isolate sNarBan1 chromosome 2, sNarBan1.hap1, whole genome shotgun sequence genomic DNA:
- the tpi1b gene encoding triosephosphate isomerase B, with protein sequence MGRKFFVGGNWKMNGSKKTLGELAASLGKANLPEDTEVVVSPPFIYLSYIRDTLVSKIAVAAQNCYKVPSGAFTGEISPAMIKDCGASWIILGHSERRHVFGESDELIGQKVAHALAEGLGVIACVGEKLDEREAGSTEKVVFAQTRVIADNVKDWSKVVLAYEPVWAIGTGKTASPQQAQEIHEKMRHWLKDNVGKEVADSVRIIYGGSVTAATCRELAGMADVDGFLVGGASLKPEFVHIIRARQKE encoded by the exons ATGGGCCGCAAGTTCTTCGTCGGGGGCAACTGGAAGATGAACGGGTCGAAGAAGACCCTGGGGGAACTGGCGGCTTCCCTGGGGAAGGCGAACCTGCCCGAGGAcacgg AGGTTGTGGTGTCACCACCTTTCATCTACCTCAGCTACATCCGGGACACCCTGGTCAGCAAGATCGCTGTGGCCGCTCAGAACTGTTACAAAGTGCCCAGCGGAGCGTTCACTGGCGAGATCAG TCCAGCGATGATCAAGGACTGTGGGGCCAGTTGGATCATCCTGGGACACTCGGAACGAAGGCACGTTTTTGGAGAGTCCGATGAG CTGATCGGTCAGAAGGTGGCCCATGCTCTGGCGGAAGGTCTGGGGGTCATTGCCTGTGTGGGAGAAAAGTTGGACGAACGTGAGGCAGGGTCGACGGAGAAGGTAGTCTTCGCCCAGACCCGGGTCATCGCTG ACAACGTGAAGGACTGGTCGAAGGTTGTTCTTGCGTACGAACCCGTCTGGGCGATCGGAACTGGCAAAACGGCTTCACCCCAGCAG GCTCAAGAGATCCACGAGAAGATGCGTCACTGGCTGAAGGACAACGTAGGGAAGGAAGTGGCCGATAGTGTCCGGATCATCTACGGAG gttCTGTGACAGCAGCCACTTGTCGGGAGTTGGCGGGAATGGCGGATGTGGATGGTTTCCTCGTGGGTGGAGCGTCTTTGAAGCCAGAGTTCGTCCATATCATCAGGGCCAGGCAGAAGGAGTGA